One segment of Xanthomonas oryzae pv. oryzae DNA contains the following:
- a CDS encoding DsbE family thiol:disulfide interchange protein encodes MVESRSPRLPTAVLVGAIVLLLALAALLVYAVVRSGQDDRDALPSALIGKPAPEFALPLLHDPSIVVHARELRGAPYIINVWGSWCPACREEHPVLSRFALTKRVRVIGYNWKDERNDALRWLEQLGNPYLLVVADQDGRTAIDFGIAAAPETFLIDGRGVVRWKYSGMLTQSIIDTQLIPALSKIERSPTAAPDLHAKQ; translated from the coding sequence ATGGTTGAGTCACGCTCCCCCCGCCTGCCCACTGCGGTCCTGGTGGGCGCCATCGTGCTGCTGCTCGCCCTGGCAGCACTGTTGGTCTATGCGGTGGTGCGCTCCGGTCAGGACGATCGCGATGCCCTGCCCTCTGCCCTGATCGGCAAACCTGCGCCCGAATTCGCGCTGCCGCTGCTGCACGATCCCAGCATCGTGGTGCATGCGCGCGAGCTGCGTGGCGCGCCGTACATCATCAACGTGTGGGGCAGTTGGTGCCCGGCCTGCCGCGAAGAACACCCGGTGCTGAGCCGCTTCGCGCTGACCAAGCGCGTGCGCGTGATCGGCTACAACTGGAAGGACGAGCGCAATGATGCGCTGCGCTGGCTCGAACAACTCGGCAATCCGTATCTGCTGGTGGTCGCCGATCAAGATGGACGCACCGCGATCGATTTCGGCATCGCCGCCGCGCCGGAAACCTTTCTGATCGACGGGCGCGGCGTGGTGCGCTGGAAGTACAGCGGCATGCTGACCCAATCCATCATCGACACTCAGCTGATTCCGGCGCTGAGCAAGATCGAACGCTCACCCACCGCCGCACCGGACCTGCACGCCAAACAATGA